A genomic window from Triticum urartu cultivar G1812 chromosome 7, Tu2.1, whole genome shotgun sequence includes:
- the LOC125524733 gene encoding uncharacterized protein LOC125524733 isoform X1 encodes MASDGSSWSETGTRKHKLGRLYPLDFQGSIEFARKQDQERAQLFQARGYWPLDYQANTRYADKQAEKQTQSVEARGQHTYASKKEEAAANAKRWLSEEAMVAFRRYIESKDELKGLDYEFDELVHQCFHVEHYLKTFYHFNFTVKTKKPGSADWTSAMYFAQVKLICMIKRYVCYPLEQDQYGECYACENHGMGELRHPLEGIYDMGREDIQFPFYYQDSDSDEFDATTGGSESSDEDMS; translated from the exons ATGGCCAGCGACGGATCCTCTTGGAGTGAAACTGGAACTCG GAAGCATAAACTTGGAAGATTGTATCCACTCGATTTTCAAGGTAGTATAGAATTTGCAAGAAAACAAGATCAAGAACGAGCTCAACTATTCCAAGCACGAGGATATTGGCCACTTGACTATCAAGCTAATACACGATATGCAGATAAACAAGCTGAAAAACAAACACAATCAGTTGAAGCGCGAGGGCAACATACTTATGCTTCTAAAAAGGAAGAAGCTGCTGCAAATGCGAAACGATGGCTGAGCGAGGAGGCGATGGTGGCTTTCAGAAGATACATTGAGAGCAAAGATGAACTTAAG GGACTTGATTATGAATTTGACGAGCTTGTCCATCAATGTTTCCATGTGGAGCATTATTTGAAGACGTTTTATCACTTCAACTTTACTGTCAAGACAAAGAAGCCTGGCTCAGCTGATTGGACATCGGCTATGTACTTCGCTCAGGTCAAATTGATATGCATGATAAAACGCTATGTCTGTTATCCTTTGGAGCAAGATCAATATG GTGAATGTTATGCATGTGAGAACCACGGAATGGGTGAATTGAGGCACCCATTAGAAGGGATATACGATATGGGCAGGGAAGATATACAGTTTCCCTTCTATTATCAGGACAGTGACTCTGATGAATTCGATGCAACAACGGGAGGGAGTGAATCCTCTGATGAGGATATGAGCTGA
- the LOC125524669 gene encoding uncharacterized protein LOC125524669, with protein MSEEAMVAFTRYIESKDDLKGLDYEFDELVHQCLNVEDYLKIFHHFNFTVKIKKLGSADWMSVMYFAEVKSICMIKLYACYPLEQDQYGECYARENQGMGELRHPLKGIYDMGREDIQPPFYYEDSDSDEFNPATVRSLSSDDDMS; from the exons ATGAGCGAGGAGGCGATGGTGGCTTTCACAAGATACATTGAGAGCAAAGATGATCTTAAG GGACTTGATTATGAATTTGACGAGCTTGTCCATCAATGTCTTAATGTGGAGGATTATTTAAAGATATTCCATCACTTCAACTTTACTGTCAAGATAAAGAAGCTTGGCTCAGCTGATTGGATGTCGGTGATGTACTTCGCCGAGGTCAAATCGATATGTATGATAAAACTCTATGCCTGTTATCCTTTGGAGCAAGATCAATATG GTGAATGTTATGCCCGTGAGAACCAAGGAATGGGTGAACTGAGGCACCCGTTAAAAGGGATATACGATATGGGCAGGGAAGATATACAACCTCCCTTCTATTATGAGGACAGTGACTCTGATGAATTCAATCCAGCAACAGTCCGGAGTTTATCTTCTGATGATGATATGAGTTGA
- the LOC125524733 gene encoding uncharacterized protein LOC125524733 isoform X2: MASDGSSWSETGTRKHKLGRLYPLDFQDKQAEKQTQSVEARGQHTYASKKEEAAANAKRWLSEEAMVAFRRYIESKDELKGLDYEFDELVHQCFHVEHYLKTFYHFNFTVKTKKPGSADWTSAMYFAQVKLICMIKRYVCYPLEQDQYGECYACENHGMGELRHPLEGIYDMGREDIQFPFYYQDSDSDEFDATTGGSESSDEDMS; the protein is encoded by the exons ATGGCCAGCGACGGATCCTCTTGGAGTGAAACTGGAACTCG GAAGCATAAACTTGGAAGATTGTATCCACTCGATTTTCAAG ATAAACAAGCTGAAAAACAAACACAATCAGTTGAAGCGCGAGGGCAACATACTTATGCTTCTAAAAAGGAAGAAGCTGCTGCAAATGCGAAACGATGGCTGAGCGAGGAGGCGATGGTGGCTTTCAGAAGATACATTGAGAGCAAAGATGAACTTAAG GGACTTGATTATGAATTTGACGAGCTTGTCCATCAATGTTTCCATGTGGAGCATTATTTGAAGACGTTTTATCACTTCAACTTTACTGTCAAGACAAAGAAGCCTGGCTCAGCTGATTGGACATCGGCTATGTACTTCGCTCAGGTCAAATTGATATGCATGATAAAACGCTATGTCTGTTATCCTTTGGAGCAAGATCAATATG GTGAATGTTATGCATGTGAGAACCACGGAATGGGTGAATTGAGGCACCCATTAGAAGGGATATACGATATGGGCAGGGAAGATATACAGTTTCCCTTCTATTATCAGGACAGTGACTCTGATGAATTCGATGCAACAACGGGAGGGAGTGAATCCTCTGATGAGGATATGAGCTGA